From Anopheles darlingi chromosome 2, idAnoDarlMG_H_01, whole genome shotgun sequence, the proteins below share one genomic window:
- the LOC125949186 gene encoding electron transfer flavoprotein regulatory factor 1 translates to MADQRRRVLDLYKRLQYMGREYPGGPDKFRQRCYNAFKRQSTETDPNKIQKAIDLGEYVVKEIEALYSLRKYRAMKRRYYDEK, encoded by the exons ATGGCCGATCAACGGCGACGTGTTCTGGATCTTTACAAGAGG CTCCAGTATATGGGCCGCGAGTATCCGGGAGGGCCGGACAAATTTCGGCAACGTTGCTACAACGCCTTCAAGCGACAGAGCACCGAAACGGACCCGAACAAGATCCAGAAGGCCATCGATCTGGGCGAGTACGTTGTGAAAGAGATTGAAGCACTTTACAGCTTGCGGAAGTACCGGGCCATGAAACGACGGTATTACGAtgagaaatga